The following proteins come from a genomic window of Streptomyces liliiviolaceus:
- a CDS encoding AMP-binding protein, translated as MTEIPEHALHARFLRGLAASPGRPAFRTDDGTMTYETLHEQALAWAGALLASPAGPPRAVGVLAEKGRTSCAGLLAALYAGAAVVPLAPDFPPVRTRRMLAAAGVSAVVADRAGLAALEAADQAAPDRDTADPDAVGPDAVGSDAVGSDAVGSDVPVLTSDPGAAGRFPALPVRARDALSAPRPVAPGDLAYMLFTSGSTGRPKGVPITHASTHHYFSLLDARYDFGPEDVFSQTFGLNFDCAMFDLFCAWGAGASVHTVPVRAYTDLPAFVAERGMSVWFSTPSAVALVRRMGGLTPAAMPSLRWSLFAGEALRCADAADWQDAAARSIVENLYGPTELTVTVTGHRWSPRLSPALGVNGQVPIGTLHAGHDQLLLGPDGAPAGPAGTEGELCVTGPQMTAGYLDPADDEGRFLRYGGRTWYRTGDRVRRLADGQLVYLGRLDAQVQVQGWRVELAEVDDAVRACAGVEDAVTVTRPAGGGGLELVVFYTGVPASPVVLAGQLRRVLPEGMLPRAFRHVESFPLNANRKIDRSRLAATAGTPGGP; from the coding sequence TACGAGACCCTGCACGAGCAGGCACTCGCGTGGGCGGGCGCGCTGCTGGCCTCGCCGGCGGGACCGCCCCGGGCTGTCGGCGTACTGGCCGAGAAGGGCCGGACGTCATGCGCCGGGCTGCTCGCGGCGCTGTACGCCGGTGCGGCCGTCGTACCGCTCGCTCCCGACTTTCCCCCGGTGCGCACCCGGCGGATGCTGGCGGCGGCCGGGGTCTCGGCGGTGGTCGCCGACCGGGCCGGGCTGGCCGCGCTGGAGGCGGCCGACCAGGCTGCGCCCGACCGGGATACGGCCGACCCGGATGCGGTCGGCCCGGATGCGGTCGGCTCGGATGCGGTCGGCTCGGATGCGGTCGGCTCGGACGTGCCGGTGCTGACGAGCGATCCCGGGGCCGCGGGCCGGTTCCCGGCCCTCCCGGTCCGTGCGCGAGACGCCCTGAGCGCACCGCGCCCGGTCGCGCCCGGCGACCTCGCCTACATGCTCTTCACCTCGGGTTCGACCGGCCGCCCCAAGGGTGTGCCGATCACGCACGCGAGCACGCACCACTACTTCTCCCTGCTGGACGCCCGCTACGACTTCGGCCCCGAGGACGTCTTCTCACAGACCTTCGGACTGAACTTCGACTGCGCGATGTTCGACCTGTTCTGCGCGTGGGGAGCCGGCGCGAGCGTCCATACGGTGCCCGTGCGCGCTTACACCGATCTGCCCGCGTTCGTCGCCGAGCGCGGGATGAGCGTGTGGTTCTCCACGCCCAGCGCCGTCGCCCTCGTCCGGCGGATGGGAGGCCTGACGCCCGCGGCGATGCCGTCACTGCGCTGGAGCCTGTTCGCCGGTGAGGCGCTGCGCTGCGCGGACGCCGCCGACTGGCAGGACGCCGCGGCCCGTTCGATCGTGGAGAACCTGTACGGCCCCACCGAACTCACCGTCACCGTCACCGGTCACCGCTGGTCGCCTCGGCTCTCCCCCGCCCTCGGGGTGAACGGCCAGGTACCCATCGGGACGTTGCACGCGGGTCACGACCAGCTGCTGCTCGGCCCCGACGGGGCTCCTGCCGGACCTGCCGGAACCGAGGGCGAACTGTGCGTCACCGGACCGCAGATGACCGCCGGCTACCTGGACCCCGCGGACGACGAGGGCCGCTTCCTCCGGTACGGGGGCCGGACCTGGTACCGCACCGGTGACCGCGTCCGCCGGCTGGCGGACGGTCAACTGGTCTACCTCGGCAGGCTGGACGCCCAGGTACAGGTCCAGGGCTGGCGGGTCGAACTCGCCGAGGTCGACGACGCCGTCCGCGCGTGCGCCGGAGTCGAGGACGCGGTGACCGTGACCCGCCCCGCGGGCGGCGGCGGACTGGAACTGGTGGTGTTCTACACCGGCGTCCCCGCCTCCCCCGTCGTCCTCGCCGGGCAGCTGCGGCGGGTGCTCCCCGAAGGGATGCTGCCGCGGGCGTTCCGTCACGTCGAGTCCTTCCCGCTCAACGCCAACCGGAAGATCGACCGGTCCCGGCTCGCGGCGACGGCCGGCACACCCGGCGGGCCCTGA
- a CDS encoding MFS transporter, with protein sequence MSTTASPQLAGRREWVGLAVLVLANLLISMDISVLYLAVPFITASLEPSSVQQLWILDIYGFLLAGLLITMGVLGDRFGRRRLLMIGAALFGTASVAAAYAGSAETLIGTRALLGVAGAILAPSTLALIRNMFQDVAQRRTAIAIWTAGFAGGAALGPLVSGVLLDHFWWGSVFLINVPAMVLLLALAPALIPEYRDPRPGGFDLLSAVLSLGAVLPVIYGIKSLAQDGVSAVAVAALLAGPVIGAAFVQRQRTVRDPLIDLNLFRVRAFSAPMAVNVVAFFALVGFALFSTQWLQLVRGMGPLEAALWSLPAPVAVAFATTIATGVARTVRPVYIVSTGLLITAVGFLVLTQVGVHSHLAVLVGGVVGVAVGLGVALTLTADMILGAAPPERAGAASALSETANQLGAALGVAILGSIGAAIYRTDVRDTVPSGMPPEALHAARETLGGASEVAQQLPEPARSGLLDGAREAFVHGLNLNAAIAAAVMVAAATAATLLLRRQPVAPAASAAPDAPLRAPSDTLLDEPSGAPLDQPLDESVPGSAGG encoded by the coding sequence ATGTCCACCACCGCATCACCCCAGCTGGCCGGGCGGCGAGAGTGGGTGGGGCTCGCCGTCCTGGTCCTGGCCAATCTGCTCATCTCGATGGACATCTCGGTCCTCTACCTCGCCGTCCCGTTCATCACCGCGTCGCTGGAGCCGAGCAGTGTCCAGCAGCTGTGGATCCTCGACATCTACGGGTTCCTGCTCGCCGGTCTGCTGATCACGATGGGCGTCCTCGGGGACCGGTTCGGACGCCGCCGGCTGCTGATGATCGGCGCCGCGCTGTTCGGCACCGCGTCGGTCGCCGCCGCCTACGCGGGCAGCGCCGAGACCCTCATCGGCACCCGCGCGCTGCTCGGCGTGGCGGGCGCGATCCTCGCGCCGTCCACGCTGGCGCTCATCCGCAACATGTTCCAGGACGTCGCCCAGCGACGTACCGCGATCGCGATCTGGACGGCCGGGTTCGCCGGCGGCGCCGCGCTCGGGCCGCTGGTGTCCGGGGTACTGCTGGACCACTTCTGGTGGGGCTCGGTGTTCCTGATCAACGTCCCGGCGATGGTGCTGCTGCTGGCACTCGCGCCGGCGCTGATCCCCGAGTACCGCGATCCGCGGCCCGGCGGGTTCGACCTGCTGAGCGCGGTGCTGTCGCTCGGCGCCGTGCTCCCGGTGATCTACGGGATCAAGTCGCTGGCGCAGGACGGTGTGAGCGCGGTCGCGGTGGCGGCCCTGCTCGCCGGACCGGTGATCGGCGCGGCGTTCGTCCAGCGGCAGCGGACGGTGCGCGATCCCCTGATCGACCTGAACCTGTTTCGCGTACGTGCCTTCTCGGCACCGATGGCCGTGAACGTGGTGGCGTTCTTCGCACTGGTCGGATTCGCACTGTTCTCCACGCAGTGGCTGCAACTCGTGCGCGGCATGGGCCCGTTGGAGGCCGCGCTGTGGTCGCTGCCCGCACCGGTGGCGGTGGCCTTCGCCACCACGATCGCCACCGGCGTCGCCCGCACGGTGCGTCCGGTGTACATCGTGTCCACCGGGCTGCTGATCACGGCCGTCGGGTTCCTCGTGCTGACCCAGGTCGGGGTGCACTCCCACCTCGCGGTCCTGGTCGGCGGTGTCGTCGGGGTCGCCGTCGGGCTCGGGGTCGCGCTGACGCTGACCGCCGACATGATCCTCGGCGCGGCTCCGCCGGAGCGCGCCGGAGCGGCGTCCGCTCTGTCGGAGACCGCCAACCAGCTCGGCGCCGCGCTGGGCGTCGCGATCCTGGGGAGCATCGGCGCCGCGATCTACCGGACCGATGTGCGGGACACCGTGCCGTCCGGAATGCCGCCGGAGGCGCTGCACGCCGCTCGCGAGACGCTGGGCGGAGCGTCCGAGGTCGCCCAGCAACTCCCGGAGCCCGCACGGTCCGGGCTGCTGGACGGGGCCCGGGAGGCGTTCGTCCACGGCCTGAATCTCAACGCCGCGATCGCCGCCGCCGTGATGGTGGCCGCCGCCACGGCGGCCACGCTGCTGCTGCGCCGCCAGCCGGTGGCCCCGGCTGCCTCGGCCGCACCCGACGCGCCACTCCGCGCACCGAGTGACACGCTCCTCGACGAACCGAGCGGGGCGCCCCTCGACCAGCCGCTCGACGAGAGCGTGCCGGGGTCCGCCGGGGGCTGA